The proteins below are encoded in one region of Polynucleobacter sp. AP-Nino-20-G2:
- the rlmN gene encoding 23S rRNA (adenine(2503)-C(2))-methyltransferase RlmN: MAAYVAGLNEKPFRAKQLMQWIHQRGVSNINDMSDLAKSFRASLLDKAEVLSLPVLKDEQAHDGTRKWLLDVGAGNAVESVFIPEDDRGTLCISSQAGCAVNCRFCSTGHQGFSRNLTAGEIIGQLWFAEHLLRNDPNAVRRVEEYPTPGWEHTGRVISNVVLMGMGEPLLNYDNVVTALRLMLDDRAYGLSRRRVTVSTSGVVPMIDRLAKDCPVALAVSLHAPNDKLRDQLVPLNQKYPLRELLAACERYLPFAPRDFLTFEYCMLDGVNDSDIQAKELVRLLANIKCKVNLIPFNPFPESGLKRSPSQRVHAFASILLDAGMVATVRKTRGDDIAAACGQLAGDVVDRTRVRERAVHDAKIVHDEQDDEDDSQDAQSTEHPVQWLKRLDD; the protein is encoded by the coding sequence ATGGCGGCGTATGTCGCGGGGTTGAATGAAAAGCCCTTTCGGGCGAAGCAACTCATGCAATGGATACACCAACGCGGTGTTTCTAATATCAATGACATGAGTGATTTAGCTAAAAGCTTTAGAGCGAGCTTGCTCGATAAAGCAGAAGTTCTTTCTCTCCCGGTACTAAAAGACGAGCAAGCGCATGATGGCACCCGTAAGTGGTTGCTGGATGTGGGGGCTGGCAATGCCGTGGAGTCGGTATTTATTCCCGAAGATGATCGCGGTACTCTGTGCATCTCCTCGCAAGCGGGTTGTGCGGTTAATTGCCGTTTTTGCTCAACAGGGCATCAAGGCTTCTCTCGTAATCTAACTGCAGGCGAGATTATTGGTCAGCTTTGGTTTGCTGAGCACCTGCTGCGTAATGATCCCAATGCTGTGCGCCGTGTTGAAGAATATCCAACGCCAGGCTGGGAACATACTGGCCGAGTGATCTCAAACGTAGTCTTAATGGGCATGGGCGAGCCACTACTCAATTACGACAATGTCGTAACCGCCTTGCGCCTCATGCTCGACGATAGAGCGTATGGCCTATCACGTCGTCGTGTCACCGTTTCTACATCAGGCGTGGTGCCGATGATCGATCGCTTGGCAAAAGATTGTCCAGTAGCATTGGCAGTGTCATTGCATGCGCCGAACGATAAGTTGCGCGATCAACTCGTGCCACTGAATCAAAAATATCCATTACGAGAATTGCTTGCTGCCTGTGAGCGCTATTTACCGTTTGCACCAAGGGACTTCTTAACCTTTGAATATTGCATGCTCGATGGCGTGAATGATTCTGACATTCAGGCAAAAGAATTGGTGCGCTTGCTGGCGAACATTAAGTGCAAAGTCAATCTCATTCCATTCAATCCTTTCCCTGAGTCGGGGTTAAAGCGTTCACCATCGCAACGGGTTCATGCCTTTGCCAGCATTTTGTTAGATGCCGGCATGGTGGCTACTGTACGTAAAACGCGTGGGGATGATATTGCCGCAGCCTGTGGTCAGCTAGCAGGTGATGTGGTCGATCGCACACGTGTGCGTGAGCGCGCAGTGCATGATGCAAAAATTGTTCATGACGAACAAGACGATGAAGATGACAGTCAAGATGCGCAGTCTACTGAGCATCCAGTGCAATGGCTCAAAAGATTAGACGATTGA
- the surE gene encoding 5'/3'-nucleotidase SurE: MSEHQQPHILISNDDGYLAPGLLALVNAIRPLGRVTVIAPEQNHSGASNSLTLSRPLSIHRVAGGERDGFLFVNGTPTDCVHIAMTGFLEEKPDLVVSGINQGENMGEDTLYSGTVAAAVEGVMFGVPGIAFSQIDKGWNRIDDAAKAAHDIVAQMLVSKLAHTEGAATLLNVNIPNRPYADLYRWRVTRLGNRHHSQPVVVQKSPRGEEIYWIGAAGDAKDSSEGTDFHAIDDGCISITPMQLDLTHHARLAAMRANGWDRG; this comes from the coding sequence ATGTCAGAACATCAACAGCCGCATATCCTGATCTCTAACGATGATGGGTATCTTGCGCCAGGTCTTTTAGCTCTGGTCAATGCGATTCGTCCATTGGGTCGCGTGACCGTGATTGCTCCTGAGCAAAATCACAGTGGCGCCTCTAACTCATTAACGCTGTCTAGACCGCTGTCGATTCATCGAGTAGCGGGCGGTGAGCGCGATGGTTTTTTATTCGTCAACGGCACTCCAACCGATTGTGTGCATATCGCTATGACCGGTTTCTTGGAAGAGAAGCCGGACCTCGTGGTCTCTGGCATCAATCAAGGCGAGAACATGGGTGAGGACACTCTGTACTCCGGTACTGTGGCTGCCGCTGTCGAGGGTGTCATGTTTGGTGTACCCGGCATTGCCTTCTCGCAAATTGATAAAGGCTGGAATCGTATTGATGATGCCGCTAAAGCCGCTCACGATATCGTCGCGCAAATGTTGGTATCGAAGCTTGCGCATACAGAAGGCGCGGCAACTTTACTGAACGTCAATATTCCTAATCGACCCTATGCTGATTTATATCGTTGGCGCGTTACCCGCTTGGGTAATCGCCACCATTCTCAGCCGGTAGTGGTGCAAAAAAGCCCACGTGGCGAAGAGATTTATTGGATTGGCGCAGCAGGGGATGCTAAAGATAGCTCTGAAGGAACGGACTTTCATGCGATTGATGATGGCTGCATTTCCATTACGCCAATGCAGTTGGACTTAACGCATCACGCCCGTCTAGCGGCCATGCGTGCTAATGGTTGGGACCGCGGTTGA
- a CDS encoding 3'-5' exonuclease — protein MATVLVFDIETIPDVAGLRRLDDYPDSMSDSEVAAKAMAERAEKTGSEFLPLYLQRICAISCVIRRTTKDGSPQIKVGTLGTSEDDEKVLIQTFFELIEKYTPQLVSWNGSGFDLPVLHYRALANHVQAPRYWEMGESQENDSREFKWNNYISRYHMRHLDMMDLLAKFNGRANAPLDGLAKLCGFPGKMGMDGSQVWPAYQDGKIDDIRRYCETDVVNTYLMYCRFQLMRGGFSLEEYKEEIIFVKEYLENLAKEPNGAQWQEYLLGFAPDA, from the coding sequence ATGGCAACTGTTCTCGTATTTGATATTGAAACGATTCCCGATGTCGCGGGCTTACGTCGACTTGACGATTATCCAGACTCGATGTCAGATAGCGAGGTTGCTGCAAAAGCGATGGCTGAGCGTGCCGAGAAAACCGGTAGTGAGTTTCTTCCTTTGTACCTTCAGCGCATATGCGCTATCTCTTGCGTCATTCGTAGGACCACTAAAGATGGCTCGCCTCAAATCAAGGTAGGCACCCTGGGAACGTCAGAAGATGATGAGAAGGTGCTCATTCAAACTTTCTTTGAGCTCATTGAAAAATACACTCCGCAATTGGTTTCATGGAATGGCAGTGGCTTTGATTTGCCAGTGCTGCATTACCGCGCTTTAGCCAATCATGTGCAAGCACCGCGCTATTGGGAGATGGGCGAGAGTCAAGAAAACGATAGCCGCGAGTTTAAGTGGAATAACTACATCAGCCGTTATCACATGCGCCATCTCGATATGATGGATCTCTTAGCAAAATTCAATGGTCGTGCTAACGCCCCATTGGATGGCTTGGCAAAACTTTGCGGATTCCCCGGCAAGATGGGGATGGATGGCAGTCAGGTTTGGCCAGCCTATCAAGATGGCAAGATCGATGACATTCGACGCTATTGTGAAACCGATGTGGTGAATACCTATCTCATGTATTGCCGCTTTCAATTGATGCGCGGCGGCTTTTCTTTGGAAGAGTACAAAGAAGAAATCATTTTCGTAAAAGAGTATTTGGAGAATCTCGCAAAAGAACCTAATGGCGCGCAATGGCAAGAATATCTTTTAGGCTTTGCTCCGGATGCGTAG
- the ispG gene encoding flavodoxin-dependent (E)-4-hydroxy-3-methylbut-2-enyl-diphosphate synthase — protein MSNLSNNLPKLPLGPAPKRATRQATVAWKTNIITIGGNAPVRVQSMTNTDTADAVGTAIQVKELARAGSEMVRITVDTPAAAAAVPYIREQLDKMDVLVPLIGDFHYNGHTLLNDYPDCAQALSKYRINPGNVGKGAKRDPQFAQMIEAACKYDKPIRIGVNWGSLDQDLLASIMDSNAALAVPKTAQEVMIEALIQSALQSAEKAVEFGMNPDQILLSCKVSNVQDLVAVYRDLSRRSEYPLHLGLTEAGMGSKGIVSSTAAMAILLQEGIGDTIRVSLTPDPGAPRENEVIVAQEILQTMGLRNFTPMVIACPGCGRTTSTTFQELAANIQSYLRQQMPVWKKTHPGVENMNVAVMGCIVNGPGESKHANIGISLPGTGETPAAPVFVDGVKVKTLRGDNIAQEFQLIVDDYVNQNYAPK, from the coding sequence ATGAGTAATTTATCAAACAATCTTCCAAAGCTGCCTTTAGGTCCAGCACCTAAGCGCGCTACGCGTCAGGCTACGGTAGCCTGGAAAACCAACATCATTACGATTGGTGGCAATGCACCCGTTCGCGTTCAGTCGATGACCAACACCGATACTGCTGATGCAGTAGGGACCGCGATTCAGGTAAAAGAATTAGCCCGCGCCGGTTCGGAGATGGTGCGTATCACGGTCGATACACCAGCTGCCGCTGCAGCCGTTCCCTACATTCGTGAGCAGTTAGACAAGATGGATGTCTTAGTGCCGTTGATTGGCGACTTTCATTACAACGGCCACACCTTATTAAACGACTACCCGGACTGCGCTCAGGCTTTATCAAAGTACCGCATTAATCCGGGCAACGTCGGCAAAGGCGCTAAGCGCGATCCCCAATTTGCGCAAATGATTGAAGCGGCATGTAAATACGATAAGCCGATTCGGATTGGTGTGAACTGGGGGAGCCTAGATCAAGATTTGCTCGCCAGCATTATGGATAGCAATGCCGCATTGGCAGTCCCAAAGACTGCGCAAGAAGTGATGATCGAGGCCTTGATTCAGTCGGCGCTACAGTCTGCTGAAAAAGCGGTGGAGTTCGGCATGAACCCCGATCAAATTTTATTGTCTTGTAAAGTCAGTAACGTGCAAGACTTGGTAGCTGTATATCGCGATCTTTCACGTCGCTCTGAATATCCCTTGCATTTGGGTCTCACTGAAGCGGGCATGGGAAGCAAGGGGATTGTTTCCTCTACGGCGGCGATGGCTATTTTGTTGCAAGAAGGCATTGGCGATACCATTCGCGTATCACTGACTCCAGACCCAGGCGCACCGCGCGAGAATGAAGTCATCGTTGCCCAAGAAATCTTGCAAACCATGGGTCTGCGTAATTTCACACCCATGGTGATTGCGTGCCCTGGTTGTGGCAGAACAACCAGTACGACCTTCCAAGAACTAGCGGCGAATATTCAGTCCTATTTACGTCAGCAAATGCCGGTATGGAAAAAGACGCATCCCGGCGTTGAGAATATGAATGTCGCTGTAATGGGTTGCATCGTGAACGGTCCAGGCGAAAGCAAGCATGCCAATATTGGTATCTCATTGCCCGGTACTGGTGAGACTCCAGCGGCACCTGTCTTTGTTGATGGCGTCAAAGTGAAAACTTTGCGTGGTGACAATATCGCCCAAGAGTTTCAGTTGATTGTTGATGATTACGTGAATCAGAACTACGCACCTAAATAA
- a CDS encoding Bax inhibitor-1 family protein encodes MSDLNSYGFGQSSSISTPQIRNRVLRNTYALLALSMVPTVIGAWLGVAFGLNIMAGSPFMGFIVFMAVAFGFFWAIEKNKDTGLGVLLLLGFTFFMGIMMSGLIGYTLNSYSNGAALIMLAFGGTATIFAVMASIATVSKSDFSGLGKWLMVGVLLLIVASLANIWLHLPALMLTVMVLAIAIFSAFILVDVQRIINGGETNYIMATLAIYLDVYNVFTNLLALLGIVGGDRD; translated from the coding sequence ATGAGTGATCTGAACTCTTACGGCTTTGGGCAATCTAGCTCGATTAGCACCCCCCAGATACGCAACCGCGTACTGCGCAACACTTATGCCCTCTTGGCACTCTCGATGGTTCCTACCGTCATTGGCGCCTGGCTTGGCGTTGCCTTTGGACTAAACATCATGGCAGGTAGCCCATTTATGGGTTTCATCGTCTTTATGGCGGTCGCTTTCGGCTTTTTCTGGGCAATTGAGAAAAACAAGGACACTGGCCTAGGCGTTCTACTGCTCTTGGGCTTCACTTTCTTCATGGGCATCATGATGTCCGGCTTAATCGGCTACACACTCAACAGCTACAGCAATGGTGCTGCTTTGATTATGTTGGCCTTTGGTGGCACAGCGACAATTTTTGCTGTCATGGCCAGTATTGCGACCGTCAGCAAGAGTGACTTCTCTGGCTTGGGTAAATGGTTGATGGTTGGCGTGCTGCTCTTGATCGTTGCCTCATTGGCAAATATCTGGCTACACCTCCCTGCTCTGATGTTGACTGTGATGGTTTTGGCAATCGCGATCTTCTCCGCATTCATCCTGGTGGATGTACAACGCATCATCAATGGCGGTGAGACTAACTACATCATGGCTACCCTGGCAATCTATCTGGACGTATACAACGTCTTCACAAACTTGCTGGCACTCTTAGGTATTGTTGGTGGTGATAGAGACTAA
- the hisS gene encoding histidine--tRNA ligase, giving the protein MTEQVKAQKIQKINGVRGMNDLLPADAAQWTHLEHVLRDLTRAYGYEFLRTPIVEATAVFQRGIGEVTDIVEKEMYSFEDRLNGEQLTLRPEGTAALVRSVIENNLLYEGPKRLWYTGPMFRHERPQRGRYRQFHQFGIEALGFAGPDIDAEIILMGQRLWDELGLKGVRLEINSLGQANERAEHRAALVAYFEKNQAQLDEDSQRRLLTNPLRILDSKNPAMQDLIEGAPKLLDFLGEESLKHFEAVQALLKANNIPCKINPRLVRGLDYYNLTVFEWITEELGAQGTIAGGGRYDPLIERMGGKAAPACGWAMGMERVLELMKVSGSLPVPQAQCDAFVIHQGGETLTAAMIIAERLRNAGIDVILFCPPDGQTASFKSQMKKADASGAAYAVIIGPDEMTKNEAQLKDLRTSGEQKAVALDSVVDAVIDAIVGATE; this is encoded by the coding sequence ATGACCGAGCAAGTAAAAGCACAAAAGATTCAAAAAATTAATGGCGTACGCGGCATGAATGATCTCTTGCCCGCCGATGCTGCTCAGTGGACACATTTAGAGCATGTCTTGCGTGATTTAACTCGTGCTTACGGTTATGAGTTCCTGCGCACTCCGATTGTGGAGGCGACGGCGGTATTTCAGCGTGGCATTGGTGAGGTGACTGATATTGTTGAGAAGGAGATGTATTCCTTTGAAGATCGCCTCAATGGCGAGCAGCTGACATTGCGCCCCGAAGGTACTGCTGCTTTAGTGCGTTCCGTCATTGAGAACAATTTGCTCTACGAAGGGCCAAAGCGCCTTTGGTACACCGGCCCGATGTTCCGTCACGAGCGTCCACAACGTGGTCGCTATCGTCAGTTTCATCAGTTTGGTATTGAGGCTCTTGGATTTGCCGGTCCTGATATTGATGCAGAAATCATTTTGATGGGTCAGCGTCTTTGGGATGAGCTGGGTTTGAAAGGTGTGCGCCTAGAGATCAATTCTCTCGGGCAGGCAAATGAGCGTGCTGAGCACCGCGCTGCTCTAGTGGCCTACTTTGAGAAGAATCAAGCCCAACTCGATGAAGATTCACAGCGTCGTTTGCTGACCAATCCATTGCGTATCTTGGATTCTAAGAATCCAGCAATGCAGGATTTGATTGAAGGCGCGCCGAAGTTATTGGATTTCCTGGGTGAAGAGTCCTTGAAGCATTTTGAGGCAGTTCAGGCTTTGCTTAAAGCCAACAACATCCCTTGCAAGATCAATCCTCGTTTGGTGCGTGGCTTGGATTACTACAACTTGACGGTATTTGAGTGGATTACCGAAGAACTGGGTGCACAGGGAACGATTGCTGGCGGCGGTCGTTATGACCCCCTCATTGAGCGTATGGGCGGTAAAGCTGCCCCAGCTTGTGGTTGGGCGATGGGGATGGAGCGCGTTCTGGAGTTGATGAAGGTTTCAGGATCTCTGCCGGTGCCACAAGCTCAATGCGATGCTTTTGTGATTCATCAGGGTGGCGAGACCCTTACTGCGGCCATGATTATTGCGGAACGCTTGCGTAATGCTGGTATTGATGTGATTCTGTTTTGCCCTCCAGATGGCCAAACAGCGAGCTTTAAGTCCCAAATGAAGAAAGCTGATGCGAGTGGGGCGGCTTATGCTGTCATTATTGGCCCTGATGAGATGACTAAAAACGAAGCTCAGCTCAAGGATTTACGCACCAGTGGCGAGCAAAAGGCGGTAGCCTTGGATAGCGTGGTGGATGCTGTAATTGATGCCATTGTGGGCGCCACCGAATAG
- the rlmD gene encoding 23S rRNA (uracil(1939)-C(5))-methyltransferase RlmD produces MRRGEKPVHIVVTEPVRVESLDLDAQGIARLAPNEEEAAQGQSGKVVFIQGALPTELVSYVITRDKARFSKAKVLDILKPAVFRAEPKCKAFGVCGGCTMQHLDIRAQVAMKQRVLEDDLKHIAKVAPEELLRPMGGPAWEYRHRARLSAVNRSIKKGTVLIGFHEGKSGYVADMTACEILPKHVSDLLPEMRKLVMGLSIVDRMPQIEIAVGEPEDPNSDDLKKLKPVTALVFRTLLPLTPADEQLLKDFADQYQVWIWLQPKGIETVAPFYPLTGKLCYRLPEFEVEMPFKPADFTQVNHMMNRALVSRAIRLLEVKPSDRVLDLFCGIGNFTLPLARRAKSVLGIEGLASLTTRANENALHNGLADKASFMQSNLFEVSTETIASWGKADRWLMDPPREGAMEICQALAQLHEQGSDLPPQRIVYVSCNPKTLARDAEILCHQAGYTLKSAGIVNMFPHTSHVESMAVFERPYAT; encoded by the coding sequence ATGCGTAGAGGAGAAAAGCCAGTTCATATCGTCGTGACTGAGCCAGTGCGGGTAGAGTCTCTTGATCTTGATGCGCAAGGGATAGCGCGTTTGGCGCCAAATGAAGAAGAGGCTGCGCAAGGCCAAAGCGGCAAGGTGGTCTTTATTCAAGGCGCATTGCCCACTGAGTTGGTTTCTTACGTGATTACCCGTGATAAAGCCCGCTTTAGTAAGGCCAAAGTTCTCGACATATTAAAACCCGCTGTATTTAGGGCTGAGCCCAAATGCAAAGCCTTTGGCGTCTGTGGCGGCTGCACGATGCAGCATTTGGATATTCGGGCGCAGGTTGCCATGAAGCAACGTGTATTGGAAGATGATCTAAAACACATTGCGAAAGTCGCGCCTGAAGAACTTCTTCGTCCGATGGGTGGTCCCGCTTGGGAGTACCGTCATCGCGCACGATTGAGCGCTGTCAATCGCTCGATCAAAAAAGGCACTGTTTTGATCGGTTTTCATGAGGGCAAGAGTGGCTATGTAGCGGATATGACAGCTTGTGAGATTTTGCCTAAACATGTCTCTGATCTGCTTCCGGAAATGCGCAAATTGGTGATGGGTTTATCGATCGTTGATCGCATGCCCCAAATTGAAATCGCCGTAGGTGAGCCTGAGGATCCAAATTCTGATGACCTCAAAAAATTAAAGCCGGTAACGGCATTGGTATTTCGCACGCTCTTACCCTTAACGCCTGCCGATGAGCAATTACTTAAGGATTTTGCTGATCAATATCAGGTATGGATTTGGTTGCAGCCCAAAGGGATTGAAACCGTCGCGCCGTTTTACCCATTGACTGGCAAGCTTTGTTATCGCTTGCCTGAGTTTGAGGTGGAAATGCCGTTTAAGCCGGCGGATTTCACACAAGTGAACCATATGATGAATCGCGCGCTGGTTAGTCGCGCCATTCGCCTGTTGGAGGTAAAGCCATCTGATCGTGTACTGGATTTGTTCTGTGGCATTGGTAACTTCACCTTGCCGCTGGCAAGAAGAGCAAAGAGTGTGTTGGGTATCGAGGGCTTGGCGAGCTTAACCACCAGGGCCAATGAAAATGCGCTTCATAATGGCCTGGCTGATAAAGCAAGCTTTATGCAGAGCAATTTATTTGAGGTGAGCACCGAGACCATTGCTTCGTGGGGTAAAGCGGATCGTTGGTTGATGGATCCACCGCGTGAAGGTGCAATGGAGATTTGTCAGGCATTAGCGCAATTGCATGAGCAGGGTAGTGACCTACCGCCTCAACGCATTGTGTATGTTTCTTGCAATCCTAAAACACTTGCGCGGGATGCCGAGATTTTGTGTCACCAGGCTGGCTATACTCTCAAGAGCGCGGGCATTGTTAATATGTTCCCTCACACCTCCCATGTGGAGTCGATGGCGGTATTTGAAAGGCCCTATGCTACCTAG
- the ndk gene encoding nucleoside-diphosphate kinase, with translation MAIERTLSIIKPDAVAKNVIGKIYDRFESAGLKIVASRMAHLSQNEAEQFYGVHKDRPFFKDLVSFMISGPVMIQVLEGEGAIAKNRDLMGATDPKKAEKGTIRADFADSIDANAVHGSDAPETAAVEVAFFFPGMNVFNR, from the coding sequence ATGGCTATTGAACGCACCCTTTCTATTATCAAACCTGATGCTGTAGCAAAAAACGTTATCGGCAAGATCTATGACCGTTTCGAATCAGCTGGTTTGAAGATTGTTGCGTCCAGAATGGCGCACTTGTCACAAAATGAAGCCGAGCAGTTCTACGGCGTTCACAAAGATCGTCCTTTCTTCAAAGATTTGGTGAGCTTCATGATTTCTGGTCCTGTAATGATTCAGGTATTAGAAGGCGAAGGCGCTATTGCTAAGAACCGCGATTTGATGGGTGCTACTGATCCTAAGAAAGCAGAAAAAGGCACAATCCGCGCTGATTTTGCTGACAGCATTGATGCTAACGCTGTGCATGGTTCAGACGCTCCTGAAACAGCTGCTGTGGAAGTGGCATTCTTCTTCCCTGGCATGAACGTATTCAATCGTTAA
- a CDS encoding peptidoglycan DD-metalloendopeptidase family protein: MTSIAKLLLLLAAIASLAVNVGCSSTPRAKPANVVDRSGGSSEPAPPGYYRVKRGDTLARIALDNGQSPRDVAQWNNMSNPNQIEVGDLILVRPPAGPKTPVKPVSKTPSNIDAPKTDVPKADASKVDAPKADASKEMVAEPGIRLSWPAKGKVTEEFNDKNKGIDIAGKLGESVAAASDGKVVYAGNSLRGYGNLVIIKHDNTYLTAYAHNRTLLVKEGDTVKKGQKIAEMGDTDANAVKLHFELRVNGKPVNPTPYLQ, translated from the coding sequence ATGACTTCAATCGCCAAACTCCTTCTATTGCTTGCCGCTATTGCCTCATTAGCAGTCAATGTGGGTTGCTCTTCAACACCGCGCGCTAAGCCTGCGAATGTAGTTGATCGCAGTGGTGGTAGCAGCGAGCCAGCTCCTCCTGGGTACTATCGCGTCAAACGCGGCGATACCTTGGCGCGCATTGCTTTGGATAATGGTCAGTCCCCTCGAGATGTGGCGCAGTGGAACAATATGTCCAACCCCAATCAGATTGAAGTGGGAGATCTGATTTTGGTAAGACCGCCAGCCGGTCCAAAGACTCCTGTTAAGCCGGTAAGCAAAACCCCAAGCAATATCGATGCTCCAAAGACAGATGTACCAAAAGCAGACGCATCTAAAGTAGATGCTCCTAAAGCAGATGCTTCAAAAGAAATGGTTGCTGAGCCAGGCATTCGTTTGTCATGGCCCGCTAAAGGTAAAGTTACCGAAGAGTTCAATGATAAGAATAAGGGTATTGATATCGCTGGAAAACTCGGTGAGTCAGTTGCCGCCGCCTCCGATGGCAAGGTAGTCTATGCCGGTAATAGTCTGCGTGGCTATGGCAATCTTGTGATCATCAAGCATGACAATACCTACTTAACCGCTTATGCCCATAACCGCACACTGTTAGTAAAAGAAGGTGATACGGTTAAGAAGGGGCAAAAGATTGCCGAAATGGGTGACACCGATGCGAATGCAGTCAAGCTCCACTTTGAATTACGTGTAAATGGCAAACCGGTAAATCCAACGCCATATTTGCAGTAA
- a CDS encoding tetratricopeptide repeat protein, which produces MPLDLEEQEQLEQFKAFWQKYRNLITGVATVLLFAYAAYSGYQWWRTSQAAAASQLYETMVTAIGKGDKDQTLRAADDLQKQFSGTPYAAMSSLVAAKIASDAGDAAKSMDYLRWAAKNSSDKGYLALAKLRLAAQLIEQGAKKDFAEADAILNEKPVAGFEALWMERRGDWYLAQKNTADARKSYEAAWKQLDQSKEFPEEAHRLLKVKLDAVGGVAQ; this is translated from the coding sequence ATGCCTTTAGACCTAGAAGAACAAGAACAGTTAGAGCAATTTAAAGCGTTTTGGCAAAAGTATCGCAACCTGATTACCGGTGTTGCGACTGTGCTTTTGTTTGCCTATGCAGCCTATAGCGGCTACCAATGGTGGCGTACAAGTCAAGCTGCAGCCGCTTCTCAGTTATACGAAACAATGGTGACTGCGATTGGTAAGGGTGACAAGGATCAAACTTTGCGAGCGGCCGACGATTTGCAAAAGCAATTCTCTGGCACGCCTTATGCGGCGATGTCTAGTTTGGTTGCTGCCAAGATTGCTTCTGATGCGGGTGATGCTGCTAAGTCTATGGATTACTTGCGCTGGGCGGCGAAGAACTCCTCTGACAAGGGCTACCTGGCTTTGGCTAAATTGCGTTTAGCTGCTCAACTCATTGAGCAGGGCGCTAAAAAGGATTTTGCTGAGGCGGATGCTATTTTGAATGAGAAGCCAGTTGCCGGATTTGAGGCACTTTGGATGGAGCGCCGTGGAGATTGGTATTTGGCGCAGAAGAATACTGCGGATGCGCGTAAGAGTTATGAGGCAGCTTGGAAGCAGTTAGATCAATCAAAAGAGTTTCCGGAAGAGGCGCACCGCCTCTTAAAAGTGAAGTTAGATGCCGTTGGAGGAGTGGCTCAGTGA
- the bamB gene encoding outer membrane protein assembly factor BamB — protein MVDCKRVAKLVTTAVVIGSAVVALVACSGGSRVRKPAELVPVSNQFDLTPVWSTGVGSSESFNFHPAVAGDAVYAASHRGNLAKIDLRTGEKIWEVSVPDRLSIGPGSDGRTTAVVTTKGTVYAYDDTGKPIWNFNVGSEVLTEPVVAGGVVVIRALDNRFVGLDAQTGVRKWTYQRQQSALSLRVGYGMLPIGNEVIVTGFAGGRFGMIAIANGGLVWETPISFPKGFSEIERLNDVTAKPSMEGEIICAVSYQGRVGCGQARTGNLLWFKDYSSYTGTAQGPNLVFSSNERSYVTAFAVKDGSQVWENTQLTFRDVGEPMAVGRVLLVGDAQGYVHALSQENGEMLARIRHDSSPITAAPIAVNGLILIQSQGGKLAAYSPK, from the coding sequence ATGGTGGATTGCAAACGTGTAGCAAAACTAGTAACTACAGCTGTTGTCATTGGCTCTGCTGTTGTTGCCTTGGTGGCCTGTTCAGGTGGCTCACGTGTGCGTAAGCCGGCGGAGCTCGTTCCTGTCAGCAATCAATTTGATCTGACTCCCGTTTGGTCAACTGGTGTTGGCTCGTCTGAGTCATTTAACTTTCATCCAGCGGTTGCTGGCGATGCCGTTTATGCGGCATCCCATCGCGGTAATTTAGCGAAGATTGATTTGCGCACTGGAGAGAAGATCTGGGAAGTGTCAGTACCGGATCGTTTATCGATCGGCCCAGGATCCGACGGTCGCACGACGGCCGTAGTGACAACCAAGGGGACTGTGTATGCATATGACGATACCGGTAAGCCGATTTGGAATTTCAATGTTGGTAGCGAAGTATTGACTGAGCCTGTTGTAGCTGGTGGGGTAGTGGTGATCCGCGCTTTGGATAACCGCTTTGTTGGATTGGATGCCCAAACTGGCGTACGTAAATGGACTTATCAACGTCAACAATCCGCCTTATCTTTGCGGGTTGGCTACGGCATGCTCCCAATTGGCAATGAAGTGATTGTGACTGGCTTTGCTGGTGGTCGCTTTGGGATGATCGCGATTGCGAATGGCGGTCTGGTTTGGGAGACACCGATTTCCTTTCCAAAAGGCTTCTCAGAAATTGAACGCTTAAATGATGTGACTGCTAAGCCTAGTATGGAAGGCGAGATTATTTGCGCAGTTTCTTATCAAGGCCGAGTCGGTTGTGGCCAAGCGCGTACTGGAAACCTACTGTGGTTCAAGGACTACTCTAGCTATACCGGTACAGCCCAAGGTCCTAATTTGGTGTTCTCCTCTAATGAGAGGTCTTATGTCACTGCATTTGCTGTGAAAGATGGTTCGCAGGTTTGGGAAAATACCCAGCTGACTTTTAGAGATGTTGGTGAGCCCATGGCCGTAGGAAGAGTTTTACTCGTGGGTGATGCGCAAGGTTATGTGCATGCACTCTCACAAGAGAATGGCGAGATGCTTGCACGGATTCGTCATGACAGCAGTCCAATTACAGCCGCACCGATTGCGGTGAACGGCCTCATCTTGATTCAATCTCAAGGTGGAAAACTAGCGGCGTACAGTCCAAAATGA